In the genome of Acidobacteriota bacterium, one region contains:
- a CDS encoding SpoIIE family protein phosphatase gives MATNESDKYQSILKAGLKNLKASSCTFYVRDPWWPNQLRLAFMHGVKIIEPMHGFLLPATSSLRITGAKNERFSIFEYAQNEQRLFDQVSPNLARLVGQNKLFGNFAQREEVRACARLRHIDGAGDLQAVLWVNYCDADTIPKNKKRKFNELLNEMVGYLPDIQDSLCSKNPIPPQLAHILQLAEGLNLNDPAFAHEFASSLLKAMFEILKINDSNGYGSIYLFDSKLQTLKMEYCEGGIQPQSAREADVARGEGIISWVALKRRALLIAELARSEYRKLYRQAAPEIVSELAVPMVANDQLLGVINLECKEPFRDLDQEAVRSIWYGANQAAMVYYLTQQVERTRKLLKIAHNALDPTASNNPLNELAVLASGWFDAADCEIWPYLLEYDRFAEPGSSYDRNLGDSTRPDGWCQFVRQTKIWVWIHDVSASTEFNCRYWDSQEHRWRTLLPHQNHPKTLSTNAVNLDVTGALGIPITVNNKCIGVAWLKYKQNHEAEPSLERMSLLEGFAAQCGLVLDVVQHNQELAEISVKLHHYRKITSPTKAIDEYPRLKGYVLTKPHGDSEIGGDFTAHQAIDATRTAFLVGDARGHGLMAAFSMLPMSTVFRTYSRESVSAKHLLWKLLPVCNEWKLEGTAICFILDMTEKLKPRIFASSAAHPSLIIYRNEKLIFLPDPKGVANIGGLGHGLNLPIGEEVMELEPDDLIIAYTDGITDAGENTAKKSFGVAGINSVVYSHSEKEPEEIAREIEKSAHAHANYQFEDDVTIMVLKVMK, from the coding sequence ATGGCAACAAACGAATCTGACAAGTACCAATCTATTCTCAAAGCCGGTCTGAAAAATTTAAAAGCCAGTTCTTGTACCTTCTATGTGCGTGACCCCTGGTGGCCAAACCAATTGCGCTTGGCGTTTATGCATGGCGTTAAGATCATTGAGCCCATGCATGGTTTTTTGCTGCCCGCCACTAGCTCATTGCGAATTACAGGAGCCAAAAACGAGCGCTTTTCTATCTTCGAATATGCGCAAAATGAGCAAAGACTATTCGACCAGGTTTCACCGAATCTCGCACGGTTAGTTGGGCAGAATAAACTATTTGGCAATTTCGCCCAACGTGAAGAGGTTCGCGCGTGCGCCCGTTTGCGTCACATTGATGGGGCGGGTGATTTGCAAGCCGTACTCTGGGTCAACTATTGCGATGCGGATACCATACCCAAAAACAAAAAACGCAAGTTCAACGAGTTGTTGAACGAAATGGTCGGCTACCTGCCCGACATTCAAGATAGTTTGTGCAGCAAGAATCCGATTCCACCCCAGCTTGCGCACATCTTGCAATTGGCCGAGGGCCTGAATCTCAACGACCCGGCTTTTGCGCATGAGTTCGCGTCTAGCCTACTCAAAGCGATGTTCGAGATTTTGAAAATTAACGACAGCAACGGCTACGGCAGTATTTATCTTTTCGACTCCAAATTGCAGACTTTGAAAATGGAATATTGCGAAGGCGGGATTCAGCCTCAATCCGCCAGAGAAGCTGATGTTGCCAGAGGCGAAGGCATCATTTCATGGGTAGCCTTAAAACGCCGCGCGTTATTGATCGCAGAATTGGCGAGGTCTGAATACCGAAAGCTGTACCGCCAAGCCGCACCTGAAATCGTGAGCGAATTGGCTGTGCCAATGGTGGCTAACGACCAACTGCTGGGCGTGATTAATTTGGAATGTAAAGAGCCTTTCCGCGACTTGGATCAGGAAGCCGTGCGTTCGATCTGGTACGGCGCGAACCAAGCCGCAATGGTTTACTACTTAACTCAGCAAGTAGAACGCACTAGAAAACTCCTGAAAATCGCGCACAATGCCCTCGATCCAACCGCCTCAAATAACCCGTTAAATGAATTGGCGGTTTTGGCCAGTGGTTGGTTTGACGCTGCCGACTGTGAGATCTGGCCCTACTTGCTCGAATATGACCGGTTTGCTGAACCGGGTTCCAGCTATGACCGGAATTTGGGTGATTCGACACGGCCTGATGGCTGGTGTCAATTTGTGCGCCAAACCAAAATCTGGGTGTGGATTCATGACGTGTCCGCTTCCACCGAGTTCAACTGCCGGTATTGGGATTCGCAGGAACACCGTTGGCGCACGCTCCTGCCACACCAAAATCATCCGAAAACCCTCAGCACCAATGCGGTCAATCTGGATGTGACGGGGGCGTTGGGTATTCCGATCACCGTAAACAACAAATGCATTGGCGTTGCCTGGCTAAAATACAAACAAAACCACGAGGCAGAGCCGAGTTTGGAACGGATGAGCCTGCTGGAAGGCTTTGCCGCTCAATGCGGGTTGGTTTTGGATGTAGTGCAGCATAATCAGGAACTGGCAGAGATTAGTGTTAAACTCCACCACTACCGGAAAATTACTTCTCCGACGAAAGCGATCGACGAGTATCCGCGCTTGAAGGGCTATGTTCTTACTAAACCGCACGGCGACAGCGAAATTGGTGGGGATTTCACCGCCCACCAAGCAATTGATGCTACACGCACGGCTTTTTTAGTCGGTGATGCCAGAGGTCACGGCTTGATGGCTGCCTTTAGCATGTTGCCCATGAGCACCGTCTTTCGAACCTATTCGCGTGAATCCGTTTCCGCCAAACACTTGCTATGGAAATTACTCCCCGTATGCAACGAGTGGAAACTAGAAGGCACGGCTATCTGTTTCATCCTGGACATGACTGAAAAACTAAAGCCCCGGATATTTGCCTCATCCGCTGCGCATCCATCCTTGATTATCTATCGGAATGAAAAACTGATTTTTTTACCGGATCCAAAAGGCGTCGCCAACATCGGGGGCCTGGGGCACGGCTTGAATTTACCGATTGGAGAGGAGGTTATGGAACTCGAACCCGATGATTTAATTATCGCCTATACGGACGGTATTACTGACGCTGGGGAAAATACCGCGAAGAAGAGTTTCGGCGTAGCTGGCATTAACAGTGTGGTGTATTCTCATTCCGAGAAAGAACCCGAAGAGATTGCCCGGGAGATCGAAAAAAGTGCCCACGCGCATGCCAACTATCAATTCGAAGACGATGTAACCATCATGGTGTTGAAGGTTATGAAGTAG
- a CDS encoding DUF433 domain-containing protein, with translation MSTAPLMSKEYVTKLEFEFEGQPRIAYRIAGTRISLDSVIYAWRQGESADGIVDCYPSLTQEQVHGALAFYLANQAEFDEYLRQGQEDFERMRQKSQEDMRQNRPELYQKLQAAKAQRRQAA, from the coding sequence ATGTCAACAGCACCTTTAATGAGCAAAGAATATGTCACCAAACTTGAGTTCGAGTTTGAAGGCCAGCCCCGCATCGCCTACCGCATCGCGGGCACGCGCATCTCGCTCGATTCGGTTATTTACGCCTGGCGGCAAGGGGAATCGGCAGACGGCATCGTGGATTGCTACCCATCGCTCACTCAGGAACAAGTCCACGGGGCGCTTGCGTTCTACCTTGCTAACCAAGCCGAATTTGACGAGTACTTGCGGCAAGGTCAAGAAGACTTCGAGCGGATGCGCCAAAAAAGCCAGGAAGATATGCGTCAAAATCGCCCGGAGCTTTACCAAAAGTTGCAAGCAGCCAAAGCGCAACGCCGCCAAGCCGCGTGA
- a CDS encoding ATP-grasp domain-containing protein, which produces MKLHFMIVRRVPPVPSPVLVEMYEILRGRGYTITEDIAEEILQRPDTLRPEADMYVLKSHTELALALAGILHVQGANILNPYASCSLIQSKIITSRLLLEGGVPAPKSWTTGDLSLAKELVSQHPLIIKPHMGHRGAGVSLCRTPEDIDKLPAPVTPMIIQEAIPGHGEDLKIYVAGEEVHGVQKPFSESSFSVPGRPVPISDEVREISLKVGKVCGLGLYGLDIIESERGPFVVDVNYFPGYKGVEGAAGMIADYIDAYAQGKTTLSPPNLAANLAQ; this is translated from the coding sequence ATGAAACTCCACTTTATGATCGTTCGCCGCGTCCCGCCCGTCCCCTCGCCCGTGTTGGTCGAGATGTACGAGATTTTGCGGGGGCGCGGTTACACCATTACCGAAGACATCGCGGAAGAGATTCTGCAACGTCCCGACACGCTCAGGCCCGAAGCCGATATGTATGTGCTGAAATCGCATACGGAATTGGCGCTGGCGTTGGCGGGCATTTTGCACGTGCAGGGCGCGAACATTCTGAATCCGTATGCGTCATGCTCGCTGATTCAGAGCAAGATCATCACATCGCGATTGTTGTTGGAAGGCGGCGTGCCTGCGCCGAAGTCTTGGACGACGGGCGATCTGAGTCTGGCCAAAGAATTGGTCAGCCAGCATCCGCTCATCATCAAACCGCACATGGGCCATCGCGGCGCGGGCGTCAGTCTGTGCCGGACGCCCGAAGACATTGACAAGCTGCCCGCACCCGTCACGCCCATGATCATTCAGGAAGCGATTCCGGGGCACGGCGAGGATTTGAAAATCTACGTCGCGGGTGAAGAAGTCCACGGCGTGCAGAAGCCGTTTTCTGAAAGCAGCTTCTCAGTGCCGGGCCGTCCAGTACCCATCAGTGATGAAGTCCGCGAGATTTCCTTGAAAGTCGGCAAGGTTTGCGGCTTGGGCTTGTACGGCTTGGACATCATCGAGAGCGAGCGCGGGCCGTTTGTGGTGGACGTGAACTACTTCCCCGGCTACAAGGGCGTAGAGGGCGCGGCGGGGATGATTGCGGATTACATTGACGCCTATGCGCAGGGCAAGACGACGTTGAGTCCTCCAAACTTAGCGGCGAATCTGGCGCAATAA
- a CDS encoding ATP-grasp domain-containing protein produces the protein MPSPLRIGLMAEARYLAQSQPTGLKDVLAARGHHITLIDPQQSYYLMGDQAWLDGLDLIVGRGRSWALLCLLGWAEERGIPTINTRASIAAVHNKAQMSVSFANAGIPVPQTYFGSIAQLAANIPAADYPIILKPIFGDNSRGLLVVQTPEEMAATDWVEPVALAQRYFKTDGYDLKLYGAGEQVWGVRKESPFNPRVEGEPSRAGLVKITPELEDLGRRCGKLFGLELFGVDTIITDEGPLVIEINDYPNYTGVPNGSELLADFVERRVTTQ, from the coding sequence ATGCCTTCCCCTCTTCGCATTGGCCTGATGGCCGAAGCGCGCTATCTGGCCCAGAGCCAGCCTACCGGTCTGAAAGATGTGCTCGCAGCGCGCGGCCACCACATCACCTTAATTGACCCACAACAAAGTTATTACCTGATGGGCGATCAAGCCTGGCTTGACGGGCTGGATTTGATCGTCGGACGCGGGCGCAGTTGGGCGCTGCTTTGCCTGTTGGGCTGGGCCGAAGAGCGCGGCATCCCGACCATCAACACGCGCGCCTCCATTGCTGCGGTACACAACAAAGCGCAGATGTCCGTCTCGTTCGCCAACGCGGGCATTCCCGTTCCGCAAACCTATTTCGGCAGCATCGCGCAACTGGCCGCCAACATCCCCGCCGCTGATTACCCGATCATTCTGAAACCGATCTTCGGCGACAACTCGCGCGGCTTGCTGGTCGTGCAAACGCCGGAAGAAATGGCCGCGACCGATTGGGTCGAACCCGTCGCGCTGGCGCAACGCTATTTCAAGACGGATGGTTACGATTTGAAACTGTACGGCGCGGGCGAGCAGGTTTGGGGCGTGCGCAAAGAATCACCCTTCAATCCACGTGTGGAAGGCGAACCCTCGCGCGCCGGGCTGGTCAAGATTACGCCCGAACTGGAAGACCTGGGACGCCGTTGTGGCAAGCTGTTCGGCTTGGAACTGTTTGGCGTGGACACGATCATTACGGACGAGGGGCCGCTGGTGATCGAGATCAACGATTATCCGAATTACACGGGCGTGCCGAATGGCAGCGAGTTGCTGGCGGATTTTGTAGAGCGGCGGGTGACCACGCAATGA
- a CDS encoding type II toxin-antitoxin system HicB family antitoxin: MKNEYTAIVQQDGDWWIGWIAEVSGVNCQEATREELLESLKVTLQEALEFNRQEAFLAAGAGYQQEQLAV; the protein is encoded by the coding sequence ATGAAAAACGAATACACCGCGATTGTGCAACAGGACGGCGATTGGTGGATCGGCTGGATTGCCGAAGTTTCAGGCGTCAATTGCCAGGAAGCCACACGCGAGGAATTGCTGGAAAGCCTCAAAGTCACGTTGCAGGAGGCGTTAGAGTTCAATCGCCAGGAAGCCTTTTTGGCCGCTGGCGCTGGCTACCAACAAGAGCAGTTGGCCGTATGA
- a CDS encoding DUF5615 family PIN-like protein, with product MPIRFQADYDFNHRIIRAVRTCVPAIDFQTAHRAQLIGLPDREVLSVAAFEGRILVSHDVTTMPSHFAAFITQQNSPGVLLIPQSLSISRAVEDLVIIWSASEPEEYANTITWLPL from the coding sequence ATGCCAATTCGTTTCCAAGCCGATTACGACTTCAACCACAGAATCATCCGCGCGGTGCGCACTTGTGTTCCGGCCATAGATTTTCAAACTGCCCACCGCGCCCAACTCATCGGTTTGCCTGACAGAGAGGTCTTATCCGTTGCTGCGTTTGAAGGGCGCATTCTGGTTTCGCACGATGTGACCACCATGCCCAGCCACTTCGCTGCTTTCATCACTCAACAAAACAGCCCAGGCGTACTGCTTATTCCGCAAAGCCTCTCCATCAGCCGGGCCGTCGAAGACCTTGTGATCATCTGGAGCGCGTCTGAGCCTGAAGAATACGCCAACACCATTACTTGGCTACCGCTTTGA
- a CDS encoding VOC family protein has product MNLNQVTVPSTNVAAAIQFYCKLGLRQIVEDLPKYARFECPEGGATFSIHLAEHAPVQPGVVVYFECADLDARVAELKEQGIEFESEPVDQPWLWRECYLRDPDGNQICLYYAGENRLNPPWRLP; this is encoded by the coding sequence ATGAACTTAAACCAAGTCACCGTGCCATCCACCAACGTAGCCGCCGCAATCCAGTTTTACTGCAAGCTCGGTTTGCGGCAGATTGTCGAAGACCTGCCGAAATACGCACGGTTTGAATGCCCGGAAGGCGGCGCGACCTTCTCGATTCATTTGGCAGAGCACGCGCCAGTGCAACCCGGTGTCGTGGTCTATTTCGAGTGTGCTGATTTGGATGCGCGGGTGGCAGAGTTGAAAGAACAAGGCATTGAATTTGAAAGCGAGCCAGTGGATCAACCCTGGCTTTGGCGTGAATGTTATTTGCGCGATCCCGATGGCAACCAGATTTGTCTGTATTACGCAGGCGAGAATCGGCTCAACCCACCGTGGCGGTTGCCGTAA